In a genomic window of Phacochoerus africanus isolate WHEZ1 chromosome 6, ROS_Pafr_v1, whole genome shotgun sequence:
- the RAP1A gene encoding ras-related protein Rap-1A isoform X2: MALSRLSVFKQTTSCTVQFVQGIFVEKYDPTIEDSYRKQVEVDCQQCMLEILDTAGTEQFTAMRDLYMKNGQGFALVYSITAQSTFNDLQDLREQILRVKDTEDVPMILVGNKCDLEDERVVGKEQGQNLARQWCNCAFLESSAKSKINVNEIFYDLVRQINRKTPVEKKKPKKKSCLLL; this comes from the exons attgtcaGTATTTAAACAGACCACATCATGC accgtTCAATTTGTTCAGGGAATTTTTGTGGAAAAATATGACCCAACGATAGAAGATTCCTACAGAAAG CAAGTTGAAGTAGACTGCCAACAGTGTATGCTCGAAATCCTGGATACAGCGGGAACG gagCAATTTACAGCGATGCGAGATTTGTATATGAAGAATGGCCAAGGGTTTGCACTAGTATATTCTATTACAGCTCAGTCCACGTTTAATGACTTACAGGACCTGAGGGAACAGATTTTACGGGTTAAGGACACAGAAGAT GTTCCAATGATTTTGGTTGGCAATAAATGTGACCTGGAAGATGAGCGAGTAGTTGGCAAAGAACAGGGTCAGAATTTAGCAAGACAGTGGTGTAACTGTGCCTTTTTAGAATCTTCTGCAAAGTCAAAGATCAACGTTAATGAG atattttatgaCCTGGTCAGACAGATAAATAGGAAAACACCAGTGGAAAAGAAGAAGCCCAAAAAGAAATCATGTCTGCTGCTTTAG
- the RAP1A gene encoding ras-related protein Rap-1A isoform X1: MREYKLVVLGSGGVGKSALTVQFVQGIFVEKYDPTIEDSYRKQVEVDCQQCMLEILDTAGTEQFTAMRDLYMKNGQGFALVYSITAQSTFNDLQDLREQILRVKDTEDVPMILVGNKCDLEDERVVGKEQGQNLARQWCNCAFLESSAKSKINVNEIFYDLVRQINRKTPVEKKKPKKKSCLLL; this comes from the exons ATGCGTGAGTACAAGCTAGTGGTCCTTGGTTCAGGAGGCGTGGGGAAGTCTGCTCTG accgtTCAATTTGTTCAGGGAATTTTTGTGGAAAAATATGACCCAACGATAGAAGATTCCTACAGAAAG CAAGTTGAAGTAGACTGCCAACAGTGTATGCTCGAAATCCTGGATACAGCGGGAACG gagCAATTTACAGCGATGCGAGATTTGTATATGAAGAATGGCCAAGGGTTTGCACTAGTATATTCTATTACAGCTCAGTCCACGTTTAATGACTTACAGGACCTGAGGGAACAGATTTTACGGGTTAAGGACACAGAAGAT GTTCCAATGATTTTGGTTGGCAATAAATGTGACCTGGAAGATGAGCGAGTAGTTGGCAAAGAACAGGGTCAGAATTTAGCAAGACAGTGGTGTAACTGTGCCTTTTTAGAATCTTCTGCAAAGTCAAAGATCAACGTTAATGAG atattttatgaCCTGGTCAGACAGATAAATAGGAAAACACCAGTGGAAAAGAAGAAGCCCAAAAAGAAATCATGTCTGCTGCTTTAG